One SAR86 cluster bacterium genomic window carries:
- a CDS encoding alpha/beta hydrolase, whose product MSLRTGFTILLVCSFLASLIQFNFGKTEITLEKLDTGDGQYIYYDLYKPKIASETNRVPFIAIIPGFQRSKEALSNIAIELSRRGYVVGLIDPYAQGLSSSSRSRIAATTQGYGMFALIEYVNESSDFNFINKELLGSTGHSMGGNAAIRGANYFGKKADEQNKKSLLHSVYVSGYVLTLRDDVLKDVRSNVGVSYALYDEGSFRNDLKNWDAANMKIAPESLRTVNSGLKKEEHISEVELGKYYGDLESNTLRVIFNEELLHPFQPYNAEATANQLAYFETVFGAPIKLDTYDQIWQWKEFFTLLNMIISFWLLIPLTRTLLKINFFKTLVKPIPEALPVQNRVGKTIFWSVFFVSAGIACVTFIPLVEVAKTLFPEAATRQLTWFFPQRMNNSVMLWALLNGSIGILLFLVTYYFFGKKHGVKINSWGLELSFKDIYKTILLGLIIFIVYFSLLFLIYFLFHIDYRFWFMGVRIFQPEMLLVLAMYFPFFFVFFFSNSLRVNGGMRFKNQPEWLSRLIAGFANSAGLILIIVIQYITYGFTGEVFWTTNWLSVNLLFGIVPIMFILPYFNRIFFYMTGRSLLGPIVTCLIFIMILSTNTVVYLPI is encoded by the coding sequence ATGAGTCTAAGAACAGGATTTACAATTCTTCTTGTATGCTCCTTTCTTGCATCACTTATACAGTTTAACTTTGGCAAAACAGAAATAACGCTAGAAAAACTTGATACAGGGGATGGCCAGTATATTTATTATGATTTATATAAACCTAAGATTGCCTCAGAAACAAATAGGGTTCCTTTTATAGCAATTATTCCTGGCTTTCAGAGATCAAAAGAGGCGCTTTCTAATATTGCTATAGAGCTTTCACGAAGAGGTTATGTTGTGGGTTTAATAGATCCATATGCGCAAGGACTATCAAGCTCCTCAAGAAGCAGGATTGCAGCAACAACACAAGGCTATGGTATGTTCGCTTTAATAGAATATGTTAATGAAAGCTCTGACTTTAATTTCATTAATAAAGAACTTTTAGGCTCAACTGGACACTCTATGGGAGGGAATGCAGCAATTAGAGGTGCAAATTATTTTGGAAAGAAAGCAGACGAACAAAATAAGAAGAGTCTTCTGCATTCTGTTTACGTTTCCGGCTATGTTTTAACACTTCGAGATGATGTCCTAAAAGATGTTAGATCTAATGTTGGGGTAAGTTACGCATTGTACGATGAGGGCTCATTTAGGAATGATTTAAAAAATTGGGATGCGGCAAATATGAAAATCGCTCCAGAATCTTTACGTACAGTTAACAGCGGTTTAAAGAAAGAAGAGCATATTTCTGAAGTTGAATTAGGGAAATATTATGGTGACTTGGAGTCAAATACACTCAGAGTAATTTTTAATGAAGAATTACTTCATCCATTTCAACCCTACAATGCAGAAGCAACTGCTAACCAATTAGCCTATTTTGAAACTGTATTTGGTGCTCCAATAAAACTTGATACCTATGATCAAATCTGGCAATGGAAAGAGTTCTTTACTTTATTAAATATGATCATCTCCTTTTGGCTTTTAATTCCCTTAACAAGAACACTACTGAAAATTAATTTCTTTAAGACACTTGTTAAACCTATACCTGAAGCTTTGCCAGTTCAAAATAGAGTAGGAAAAACTATATTTTGGTCAGTCTTTTTTGTAAGTGCTGGAATAGCATGTGTTACTTTTATTCCTCTTGTTGAGGTTGCAAAAACACTTTTTCCGGAAGCTGCCACAAGACAACTTACTTGGTTTTTTCCACAAAGAATGAATAACTCAGTTATGCTCTGGGCACTTTTGAATGGCTCAATTGGAATATTGCTTTTCTTAGTTACGTATTATTTTTTTGGAAAGAAACACGGAGTAAAAATTAATTCTTGGGGCTTAGAGCTCTCTTTCAAGGACATATACAAAACCATCTTACTGGGCTTAATAATTTTTATTGTGTATTTCTCTTTACTCTTTTTAATTTACTTCTTATTTCACATTGATTATAGATTTTGGTTTATGGGTGTAAGGATTTTTCAACCTGAAATGCTTTTAGTCTTAGCAATGTACTTCCCTTTCTTTTTTGTCTTTTTCTTTTCAAATTCTTTAAGAGTAAATGGTGGTATGAGATTTAAAAATCAGCCCGAATGGCTATCAAGGTTAATTGCAGGATTTGCTAATTCTGCCGGATTAATTTTAATAATAGTCATTCAATATATTACTTATGGTTTTACAGGCGAAGTTTTTTGGACTACAAATTGGCTAAGTGTAAATTTATTATTTGGTATTGTTCCGATAATGTTTATTTTGCCTTATTTCAATAGGATCTTTTTTTACATGACTGGTAGATCTTTGCTTGGCCCTATAGTGACATGTCTAATTTTTATAATGATTCTCTCAACAAATACTGTAGTGTATTTACCAATTTAA
- a CDS encoding aquaporin family protein, whose translation MIKNILSEFLGTLLLVCIVVGSGIMGENLSSGNDAISLLANSLATFWGLYFLITIFSVNSSHFNPAVSLVMHIRGEIKFLTFLFFVFAQSLGAMLGAILANVMFGFEYIEFSEKPRTGLNIWLSEIVATAGLLIVILASPKDKVAIMVASFIGAAYWFTSSTSFANPAVTFGRIFSDSFAGISPYDFPMFVLMQFVGCLAGLGIYKIIFPQQD comes from the coding sequence ATGATTAAAAATATACTTTCTGAATTCTTAGGAACACTTCTATTAGTTTGTATAGTTGTTGGTTCTGGGATTATGGGTGAAAATTTATCATCAGGAAATGATGCAATATCACTATTAGCAAATTCTCTAGCTACTTTTTGGGGATTATATTTTTTAATAACAATTTTTTCAGTTAATAGCTCGCACTTTAACCCTGCTGTATCACTTGTAATGCATATTAGGGGAGAAATTAAATTTTTAACATTCCTATTTTTTGTATTTGCTCAGTCGTTAGGTGCAATGCTGGGAGCTATTTTAGCCAATGTAATGTTTGGATTTGAATATATAGAATTCTCAGAGAAGCCTCGGACAGGTTTAAATATTTGGCTTTCTGAAATTGTAGCAACTGCAGGTTTGTTGATTGTAATATTAGCTTCTCCAAAAGATAAAGTTGCAATTATGGTTGCCTCATTTATTGGTGCAGCTTATTGGTTTACCTCTTCGACATCTTTTGCAAATCCAGCAGTTACTTTCGGAAGAATTTTTTCAGACTCTTTTGCAGGAATAAGCCCATACGACTTTCCAATGTTTGTTTTAATGCAATTTGTTGGTTGCTTAGCTGGACTAGGAATTTATAAAATTATTTTTCCTCAACAAGATTAG
- a CDS encoding arsenate reductase ArsC, with translation MKDKVLFVCIENACRSQIAQALTDMSFRTQLQAFSAGSHPADQVNPKAIASLKRYGIEVSNLKPKSVGDFIGEDFDFVITMGCGDDCPYFPGAINIDWNIPDPKNMNEKEFDEVRDMILRNILDQFSKDD, from the coding sequence TTGAAAGATAAAGTTTTATTTGTCTGTATCGAGAATGCTTGTAGAAGTCAAATAGCTCAGGCTTTGACTGACATGTCATTTCGCACCCAACTGCAAGCATTCTCGGCTGGTTCACATCCAGCAGATCAGGTGAATCCAAAAGCTATTGCTTCTCTTAAAAGATATGGAATAGAAGTAAGCAATTTAAAACCAAAATCTGTAGGTGATTTTATTGGTGAGGATTTTGATTTTGTTATAACAATGGGTTGTGGGGATGACTGCCCATATTTTCCTGGTGCAATAAATATAGACTGGAATATACCTGACCCAAAAAATATGAATGAAAAAGAATTTGACGAGGTAAGGGATATGATTTTAAGAAATATTTTAGATCAATTTAGTAAAGATGATTAA
- a CDS encoding TonB-dependent receptor, whose product MYRVLLLLLLIPLISAQENQEQIEEVKVSVSFIPDEKRDTSEISSVITAEAISIAGDSEASDALKRVTGLSLVKGKYVFVRGLGERYSSALLNGVLLPSPEPLKRVVPFDIFPTSVLESVLVQKTYSPQYPGEFGGGVIDMRTKVLPDEEFFEYGFSTGYDSLATGKDAPTMEGYNDDWTGFDTGSRNLPSSLSPIYANGDFISLASASYAELVTAGQNFGGQWAPQIKSLSPNFGFDFSYGNSFDNDYGRFGVVISAGYDNSNSYIPDIKRTNYARGSGEELVGRDTYDVKKTNNQLDSNLLTTFGWDIDGLNYIQFTSLLVRKTDDRLTESNGKNIEADFYGFNTKIEWVERQINSNTISGKHDLSSGLAIDWRLSHADGKRWSPFEREYFYECDAAFIRDCGGVLEFSRRSDSNSTQFSWLDDDADEVAIDFVYPFETTERTIDFKFGLKRLEKSRITDVKRYRFLPDFVNGSLFASREFRLQPINKIMAPENFRLDRSGLILLEETLNTDNYEGNLEIDAFYFSFETMVNDNLSMSAGARQENSEMEVITESFFGGQDFSTANDDLDKLLPAITLTYEIENNMQFRFGYSETVSRPQFREMSPVLFSNFETDRLERGFLGLKSSEITNYDLRYEWYFGFDEFLTLSYFKKEFINPIEQVLEAAATTSYVSYRNASTAELDGAEFEYQKQFGELIQGYDFFGKINFTYTESNAVTNPEFVVLSSYDDRPLVGQPEDILNIQLGYYAADDSRFSIIYNDVGERIRELGSDVIPNVLEDLPPLLDIVYKKSFQAWNGDLDVTVKLRNLLEEPYEALQGNQVFESYSTASSASISFKYSY is encoded by the coding sequence ATGTATAGAGTTTTATTATTATTGCTTTTAATACCTTTGATTTCCGCTCAAGAAAACCAGGAGCAAATTGAAGAGGTGAAAGTTTCCGTAAGCTTTATTCCAGACGAAAAAAGGGATACAAGCGAAATTTCAAGTGTCATTACTGCTGAGGCTATTAGTATTGCAGGAGACAGTGAAGCATCAGATGCTTTAAAAAGAGTTACTGGTTTAAGTCTTGTTAAAGGAAAGTATGTTTTTGTAAGAGGGTTAGGTGAAAGGTATTCTTCAGCTTTGTTGAATGGAGTTTTATTACCTAGTCCTGAACCTCTAAAACGTGTCGTGCCTTTCGATATTTTCCCAACATCTGTATTAGAAAGTGTGTTGGTTCAAAAAACTTACTCGCCACAATATCCTGGAGAATTTGGTGGAGGAGTTATAGATATGAGAACAAAAGTCCTCCCTGATGAAGAGTTTTTTGAATATGGCTTTTCTACAGGATATGACTCATTGGCTACAGGAAAGGATGCTCCTACAATGGAAGGATATAATGACGACTGGACGGGTTTTGATACTGGATCAAGAAACCTACCTTCTTCTCTTTCTCCTATATATGCAAATGGAGATTTTATTTCTCTTGCATCTGCTTCATATGCTGAACTTGTAACTGCAGGTCAAAATTTTGGAGGTCAATGGGCCCCACAGATTAAGAGTTTGTCTCCGAACTTTGGTTTTGATTTTTCATATGGGAATTCATTTGATAATGATTATGGAAGATTTGGTGTTGTTATCAGTGCTGGTTATGATAATTCAAATTCATACATACCTGATATCAAAAGAACAAACTATGCTAGGGGTTCTGGTGAAGAATTAGTAGGCAGAGATACGTATGACGTTAAAAAAACTAATAATCAATTGGATTCGAACTTACTTACAACTTTTGGTTGGGACATAGATGGTCTCAACTATATTCAATTTACAAGTTTATTAGTAAGGAAAACTGACGATCGCCTCACTGAAAGTAATGGAAAAAATATTGAAGCTGACTTTTACGGTTTTAATACAAAAATTGAATGGGTAGAGAGGCAAATTAATTCTAATACTATCTCAGGAAAACATGACCTTAGTTCTGGTCTTGCTATTGATTGGCGCTTGAGCCATGCAGACGGCAAGAGATGGTCGCCTTTCGAAAGAGAATATTTCTATGAGTGTGATGCTGCATTTATTCGAGATTGTGGAGGTGTCTTAGAATTTTCAAGAAGATCAGACAGTAATTCAACACAGTTTTCATGGTTAGATGATGATGCTGATGAGGTTGCTATCGATTTTGTTTATCCTTTCGAAACAACTGAGAGAACAATAGATTTTAAGTTTGGTTTAAAACGACTCGAAAAGTCTAGAATTACTGATGTAAAAAGATACAGATTTTTACCAGATTTTGTAAACGGCTCCCTATTTGCTTCACGAGAGTTTAGATTACAACCCATTAATAAAATAATGGCTCCTGAGAACTTCCGTCTTGATAGATCAGGATTGATTCTTCTCGAAGAGACTTTGAATACTGATAATTATGAAGGTAATTTAGAAATTGATGCCTTTTACTTCTCTTTTGAAACAATGGTTAACGATAACTTGAGCATGAGTGCAGGAGCAAGGCAGGAAAACTCAGAAATGGAAGTTATAACTGAAAGTTTTTTTGGAGGGCAAGACTTTTCTACTGCTAATGATGATTTAGATAAATTACTACCAGCTATAACATTAACTTATGAAATTGAAAACAATATGCAATTTAGGTTCGGTTATAGTGAGACAGTATCAAGACCACAATTTAGGGAAATGTCTCCAGTTTTATTTAGCAACTTCGAAACAGACAGATTAGAAAGAGGATTTTTAGGTTTAAAATCCTCAGAAATTACGAATTATGATCTGCGTTATGAGTGGTATTTTGGTTTTGATGAATTTCTTACTCTTTCGTATTTTAAGAAAGAATTTATAAACCCTATAGAACAGGTTTTAGAGGCTGCAGCTACAACTAGTTACGTAAGTTATAGAAATGCGAGTACAGCTGAACTCGATGGAGCTGAATTTGAATATCAAAAACAATTCGGTGAGTTAATACAGGGATATGATTTTTTTGGAAAAATAAATTTCACTTATACAGAATCAAATGCTGTAACAAATCCAGAGTTTGTTGTTTTGTCATCTTACGATGATAGACCGCTTGTAGGTCAACCAGAGGATATTTTAAATATTCAGTTAGGTTATTATGCAGCCGATGATTCTAGATTTAGTATTATATACAACGATGTAGGGGAGAGAATTAGAGAGTTAGGATCGGATGTCATTCCAAATGTTCTTGAAGATCTACCCCCATTACTTGATATTGTTTATAAAAAATCATTTCAAGCATGGAATGGAGATTTAGATGTCACTGTAAAGCTTCGAAATCTACTAGAAGAGCCATATGAGGCACTTCAGGGCAATCAAGTCTTTGAATCTTATTCAACTGCTTCGTCTGCTTCAATTAGTTTTAAATACAGTTATTAA
- a CDS encoding saccharopine dehydrogenase NADP-binding domain-containing protein codes for MSSKDFDLIVFGATSFTGKLVVEYLDNNYKGTISWALAGRNKEKLEAVKEQLSCDAPILIIDSESQNDIQNALSKTKLVITTVGPYQLYGNLLIEMCAKLGVDYVDLCGEPGWMYEMQKFIPETKKSGSRIVHSCGYDSIPSDLGVFYMQNLAQEKFGESLKEIKCRVVSLKGEFSGGTLASLKATMSKLKTNPDLFQVLINPFALCEGFKGADQPHGNKPYFDEITKEWVAPFFMAPINTKNVHRSNLMLNFPYGEEFIYEEMIPAGKGDEGEKVAKAIASHNPLGNAPKPGEGPSKEVRDAGYYEMLFLGLKDNEIKLKVSVKGQGDPGYSSTSKMITESALCLLNDCSNLEGGIYTTAPAFGFKLIKRLEQNNVMHFSCVN; via the coding sequence ATGAGTAGCAAAGATTTTGACTTAATTGTTTTTGGCGCAACCAGTTTTACAGGAAAGCTAGTTGTGGAATATTTAGATAATAATTATAAGGGTACTATAAGCTGGGCTTTAGCAGGGAGAAATAAAGAAAAACTTGAAGCAGTTAAAGAACAGTTATCTTGCGATGCACCAATATTAATTATTGATTCAGAATCACAAAATGATATTCAAAATGCTTTGTCTAAAACTAAATTAGTTATTACAACTGTTGGACCCTACCAGTTGTATGGAAATTTATTAATTGAAATGTGCGCTAAACTCGGCGTGGATTATGTCGATCTATGCGGTGAGCCTGGATGGATGTATGAAATGCAGAAATTTATTCCTGAAACTAAAAAAAGTGGCTCAAGAATAGTACACAGCTGCGGCTATGATTCCATTCCATCGGATTTAGGCGTTTTTTACATGCAAAATCTAGCTCAAGAAAAGTTTGGTGAAAGCTTGAAAGAGATCAAATGTAGAGTCGTATCTCTCAAAGGAGAATTTTCAGGAGGTACATTAGCTTCTTTAAAAGCAACAATGTCTAAATTGAAGACAAATCCTGATTTATTTCAAGTATTGATAAACCCTTTTGCATTATGTGAGGGATTTAAAGGTGCTGATCAACCACATGGAAATAAACCTTACTTTGATGAGATTACAAAAGAATGGGTCGCTCCTTTTTTTATGGCTCCCATAAATACTAAAAATGTGCATAGATCAAATTTAATGTTGAATTTCCCATATGGCGAAGAGTTTATTTATGAAGAAATGATTCCAGCAGGCAAGGGTGATGAAGGTGAAAAAGTTGCTAAAGCTATAGCCTCACATAACCCTCTTGGTAATGCGCCAAAGCCTGGAGAGGGACCTTCAAAAGAAGTAAGAGATGCAGGATATTATGAGATGTTATTTCTAGGCCTTAAAGATAATGAAATTAAATTAAAAGTATCAGTCAAAGGTCAGGGCGATCCTGGTTATTCTTCTACTTCAAAAATGATAACAGAATCAGCACTTTGTTTATTAAATGATTGTTCAAATCTTGAGGGAGGAATATATACGACTGCTCCAGCATTTGGATTTAAACTAATAAAAAGATTAGAACAAAATAATGTCATGCATTTTTCTTGTGTGAATTAA
- the tyrS gene encoding tyrosine--tRNA ligase — MNNYKEQLQIIKQGIDEIIGEKELIAKLKKGKKLNIKVGFDPTAPDLHLGHTVILRKMRQFQDLGHNVVFLIGDFTGKIGDPSGKNKTRPPLSEKEIKNNAETYKSQVFKVLDDKKTIVDFNSRWGNKLTATEMITLAAQSTVARMIERDDFSKRYKNNQPISIHEFLYPLMQGYDSVFLKTDVELGGTDQKFNLLVGRDLQKNAQQEPQTVITLPLLEGLDGVKKMSKSEDNYIGITEDPDEIFGKTMSIPDEIMFKWFDLLSLKPLDEISALKKAISKGDNPRDIKILLALELTERFSSEESAQNAKENFFKKFSKNEIPDNIPEKILKTKEAIPLANILKDIDMVSSTSEALRLINQGAVKIDQQKVESKDYDFGLDEKKLVQIGKKKFIYLTLKNH, encoded by the coding sequence ATGAATAATTACAAAGAACAACTTCAAATTATTAAACAAGGCATCGATGAGATTATTGGTGAAAAAGAATTAATAGCAAAATTAAAGAAAGGAAAAAAACTTAATATTAAAGTTGGTTTTGATCCCACTGCACCTGATTTGCATTTGGGACATACTGTAATTCTTAGAAAAATGAGGCAATTTCAAGACCTCGGTCATAATGTAGTTTTTTTAATTGGTGATTTTACTGGAAAAATTGGCGATCCAAGTGGTAAGAATAAAACTAGACCCCCATTATCAGAAAAAGAAATAAAAAATAATGCAGAAACTTATAAATCTCAGGTATTTAAAGTTTTAGATGACAAAAAAACAATTGTTGATTTTAATTCACGTTGGGGTAATAAACTCACTGCTACTGAGATGATAACTCTCGCAGCACAGTCAACTGTTGCAAGGATGATTGAAAGAGATGACTTTTCAAAACGTTATAAAAATAATCAGCCAATATCAATACATGAATTTCTGTATCCTCTAATGCAAGGATATGATTCTGTTTTTTTAAAAACTGATGTAGAACTAGGTGGAACTGATCAAAAATTTAATCTTTTAGTAGGAAGAGACTTACAAAAAAATGCACAACAAGAGCCTCAAACTGTAATTACCTTACCGTTACTTGAGGGCTTAGATGGAGTAAAGAAAATGTCAAAAAGTGAAGATAATTACATTGGTATTACTGAAGATCCTGATGAAATTTTTGGCAAAACAATGTCAATTCCAGATGAGATAATGTTTAAGTGGTTTGATCTCCTTAGCTTAAAACCTTTAGATGAAATATCTGCTCTAAAAAAAGCAATCTCTAAAGGCGATAATCCAAGAGACATAAAAATTCTTCTTGCTCTTGAACTCACAGAGAGATTTTCAAGTGAAGAGAGTGCCCAGAATGCAAAGGAAAACTTTTTTAAGAAATTTTCAAAAAATGAAATACCAGATAATATTCCAGAGAAAATTCTTAAGACTAAAGAGGCTATTCCACTAGCAAATATTCTCAAAGATATTGATATGGTATCAAGCACATCTGAGGCTTTAAGATTAATAAATCAAGGAGCAGTAAAAATTGATCAGCAGAAAGTTGAATCGAAAGATTATGATTTTGGTTTAGATGAAAAAAAATTAGTTCAAATAGGAAAGAAAAAATTTATATATTTAACTTTAAAAAACCATTGA
- a CDS encoding M23 family metallopeptidase — MNIDYRLKFALFLILAAIVFFMFKANNIFENKIVTHQSKSITFNDDTKPIQIGSTDETTYIIKKGDTFYSLLKQLKINPLLINKIVNDENLNSFKTLLPGNEIIFSNIGKKIFLKKFDGKSAVDLMEISGDRFKLKKLTNLNSYVAFKEYKIERSLYESALKAEVPNNIIDELMIVFGWDIDFVFDVRVGDKVKVLYTEFYLEGRLLGNSDILAATFINNGKEFSVFRFSQQGVKDYFSADGKSVKKSFLKTPIEFAAITSPYNLKRKHPILNTIRPHTGTDYRGKTGTPVKVTGDGIVVRANFSNSYGNIIDVKHFNKYLTRYAHLNNFERSIKVGSRVKQGQVIGYVGSTGLATGPHLHYEFRINGKHTNPVNVSMPDAQPINQYNKAAFNKVTKERVGLINNLSSI, encoded by the coding sequence ATGAATATTGATTATCGCTTAAAGTTTGCTTTGTTTCTAATTTTGGCAGCAATTGTTTTTTTTATGTTCAAAGCAAACAACATTTTTGAAAACAAAATTGTTACCCACCAAAGCAAGAGTATAACTTTCAATGATGATACAAAGCCGATTCAAATAGGTTCTACTGACGAGACAACTTATATAATTAAAAAGGGAGATACTTTTTACTCACTCTTAAAACAATTAAAAATTAATCCCTTGCTAATAAATAAAATCGTAAACGATGAGAACTTAAATTCTTTTAAAACTCTTTTGCCAGGCAATGAAATAATATTTTCAAATATCGGTAAAAAAATATTCTTGAAAAAATTTGATGGAAAATCCGCAGTAGATCTAATGGAGATTTCTGGAGATAGATTTAAATTAAAAAAATTAACAAACCTCAATTCTTACGTTGCTTTTAAAGAATACAAAATTGAACGATCATTGTATGAATCTGCTTTAAAGGCTGAGGTTCCAAATAATATTATTGATGAATTAATGATAGTTTTTGGATGGGATATAGATTTTGTATTCGATGTAAGGGTTGGTGACAAAGTTAAGGTTTTATATACAGAATTTTATCTTGAGGGAAGACTTCTTGGGAATTCAGATATTTTAGCTGCGACATTTATAAATAATGGAAAAGAATTCTCTGTTTTTAGATTTTCCCAACAAGGGGTAAAGGACTACTTCTCTGCGGATGGTAAAAGTGTAAAGAAATCTTTCTTGAAAACTCCTATTGAATTTGCCGCTATTACATCGCCTTACAATTTAAAAAGGAAACATCCAATCTTGAATACTATAAGACCACACACTGGAACAGATTACAGAGGAAAAACTGGGACTCCAGTAAAAGTTACAGGAGATGGGATTGTAGTCAGAGCAAACTTTTCAAACTCGTATGGAAATATTATCGATGTAAAACACTTCAATAAATATTTAACAAGATATGCACATTTAAATAATTTTGAAAGAAGTATTAAAGTTGGATCGAGAGTGAAACAGGGACAAGTAATTGGTTATGTAGGTTCTACTGGATTAGCAACTGGACCACATTTACATTATGAATTTCGAATTAATGGGAAACATACTAATCCAGTAAATGTATCTATGCCCGATGCTCAACCTATAAACCAATATAATAAAGCTGCATTTAATAAAGTAACTAAGGAGAGAGTAGGTTTAATAAATAATCTTTCATCAATCTAA
- a CDS encoding anhydro-N-acetylmuramic acid kinase, giving the protein MGNNSAFIGIMSGTSKDALDGGLYVFEESKKSFKFHQLQTINFSKQYKNFQSTELINEEITNKSIELVKKILEQVKDTPSGIAFSGQTIKHTDSESIQAGNPQLIADSTGIKVYSDFRNWDIKNGGKGAPLIPAFHEFLFSEGSETKLIINIGGIANGTHLSDTGINIASDIGPGNCLLDYAASKIVNIDFDKDGKIASRGKINKKLFEELINNFPENIYPRADDLKVYTEYFFKNFESFKKLPLNDLFRTLTEVTAEMIFKFFVFCERPEKVIFHGGGTSNSFLMERIEKKIEKKLHTTDDFGVPSKYVESAGFAYLAYKKRSEIFFPK; this is encoded by the coding sequence ATGGGAAATAATTCAGCCTTCATTGGAATAATGTCTGGCACAAGCAAGGATGCTTTAGATGGTGGGCTCTATGTTTTTGAAGAAAGTAAAAAATCGTTCAAATTTCATCAATTGCAAACCATAAATTTTTCAAAACAGTACAAAAATTTTCAAAGTACTGAATTAATAAATGAGGAAATAACAAATAAATCGATTGAACTTGTTAAGAAAATACTTGAACAAGTTAAAGATACCCCAAGTGGGATTGCTTTCAGTGGACAAACAATTAAACATACAGATTCAGAAAGTATACAAGCTGGAAACCCACAATTAATTGCAGACTCTACTGGAATAAAAGTTTATTCAGATTTTAGGAATTGGGATATCAAAAATGGTGGAAAAGGAGCACCATTAATACCTGCTTTTCATGAGTTTTTATTTTCAGAAGGTTCTGAGACAAAGCTTATTATCAATATTGGTGGAATTGCAAATGGCACACATCTTTCAGATACAGGTATTAATATTGCTTCAGATATAGGGCCGGGAAATTGTTTATTAGATTATGCAGCATCTAAAATTGTAAATATTGATTTCGATAAAGACGGTAAAATTGCATCAAGAGGAAAAATTAACAAAAAATTATTTGAGGAATTGATCAATAATTTTCCTGAAAATATCTATCCCAGGGCAGATGATCTAAAGGTCTACACAGAATATTTTTTTAAAAATTTTGAAAGTTTTAAGAAATTACCTTTAAACGATCTCTTTAGAACACTTACAGAAGTAACTGCTGAAATGATATTTAAATTCTTTGTATTTTGTGAAAGGCCAGAAAAAGTAATCTTTCATGGTGGAGGAACTTCAAACAGTTTTCTTATGGAAAGAATAGAAAAGAAAATTGAAAAGAAGTTGCATACAACTGATGATTTTGGAGTGCCTTCAAAATATGTTGAATCGGCTGGTTTTGCCTACTTAGCTTATAAGAAAAGATCTGAAATTTTTTTTCCTAAATAG
- the erpA gene encoding iron-sulfur cluster insertion protein ErpA, with the protein MEVKSNKATPFALSDSAKKKILSLQSNEDKRLFRVYVTGGGCSGFQYGFKFDDLDKDEDHILKFDNELSILLDELSYPYIAGSVVDYKEDLMGAKFTVENPNAKSTCGCGASFSI; encoded by the coding sequence ATGGAAGTAAAATCAAATAAAGCAACACCATTTGCACTATCGGACAGTGCTAAGAAGAAAATCTTAAGTCTTCAATCAAATGAAGATAAGAGACTCTTCAGAGTGTATGTTACTGGGGGAGGTTGTTCGGGATTTCAATACGGTTTTAAATTTGATGATTTAGATAAGGATGAAGATCACATCTTAAAATTTGATAATGAGCTTTCAATTCTTCTTGATGAGCTTTCATATCCATATATTGCTGGCTCTGTAGTTGATTATAAAGAAGACTTAATGGGTGCGAAATTTACCGTGGAAAATCCAAACGCTAAGTCAACCTGTGGATGTGGGGCGTCTTTCTCTATTTAG